AAGTTGACATTTATGTTAATCGGATGTACTACGGGCATATTGGTGAAATTCTTTTCCAACAAATCGATGCCATTAAGGAACGGTATCAAGATATTGTAGTCCACATTCAGTGGCACATAGTAGGTGCCATGGCTGTGCAGAGCAAAAATGGGCACAGCAAAACTACGTGTTGGCAGTGGGGCAGTTGTACTGGTTGGAGCGCTGACATTGCTCTTTATCGTTGACCCTGTGGCAGAGACTTCGGTTTTGATTTCGCTAAAGGGAGTAAAGGGTTTGTCCTCCCGAATGCTTGAAGGCAGCAGGGCACCTGCTGCACTGCTGATTGCCCTTTGGGTGGTGCTGGCCGGTATTCTTAGATCGGCATCGTCCACGGTATTCTCGCAATGGGTATTTGCAGCTTCGGCGGCCATTTTGCGCTTTTTGGCCATGATGGGGGCTATTTCGGGTTCTGTGCCATCCTTGGAGTGATCGGAATGGGCATGTAGGTTCTCACTCTGCAGCAGCGGTGGGGCGGGACAGTGTTCACTAGAGGTTTCCTCATCGTGCAGCTCATGGTTGAAACGTTCTTTGATGTGATTTTTGtacttgtagttgttgttgtgctcAATATCATGAGACGATTCGGAGAAATTACGCAGACGTCCTTGCAACAAATCATCTGACTGATGATGGTGATGTAGATGGGCAGCCATATGGGccggatgatgatgatggtggtggtggtgatgcaGATGGTGGCCATGACCCAGTAGGGTATCGCGGGGTGGTGGTGAATGCATATTGGAGGTGTCTGTATGCAAGATGGGTTCACGCGATGAGTCAAAGTCATGGTTACTGGAATCGGTGTGATGATGCAGCGAAGCAGGAGCTGTGGAGGTAATAACCGGTGCCTGATGAGGCTGCTGGGCTGACGAACTGATGGCTGCACCCGAACTGCCAGCATTCTTTCCCGCTGGCCCCGTCGAACTTGTGGCATTATTTGAAGTGATTACCGATCCCGAGGAGGATGCTGCAGAGTTACTTATCACATtggtgttgctgctgttgttggcaacaccgctgctgctgctgctgccgccgcCACTAGTGGCTGCGCCAGTGGCGGTGGTGGTAGAGGCGGATGCATTGGTGCTGCCATTATTGCCGCCGCCATTGTGATGTGCCTCATTGGTGTTACTGTCCATTTGGTTGGCTGTGACATGGTTGCGCTGCAAGTGAGTTAATTGGTTGCGGAAACTGAGATCTTTGACATCGTTGTGATCATTGCTGTGCTCAATGTCTGAAGTGGTGCTCAGCATATCACGTAATTGGCACAAGGGAGGCACCGCATGAAAAGTTTGATGTGGACTACCACTG
This Stomoxys calcitrans chromosome 2, idStoCalc2.1, whole genome shotgun sequence DNA region includes the following protein-coding sequences:
- the LOC106093629 gene encoding transcription factor cwo isoform X1, with the protein product MEPYWGDANGHAPHSVKYENDAAVSSFPYCTESSLNFSTNATGYSEDDAEYATGRRNKTSRQDPLSHRIIEKRRRDRMNSCLADLSRLIPPQYQRKGRGRIEKTEIIEMAIRHLKHLQSECMQKENEYRMGYTDCMKEAAKFLYDSQMQEFCYRLLARLQEHCEEVVKNDCFRSRSCHATADNISASSGSPHQTFHAVPPLCQLRDMLSTTSDIEHSNDHNDVKDLSFRNQLTHLQRNHVTANQMDSNTNEAHHNGGGNNGSTNASASTTTATGAATSGGGSSSSSGVANNSSNTNVISNSAASSSGSVITSNNATSSTGPAGKNAGSSGAAISSSAQQPHQAPVITSTAPASLHHHTDSSNHDFDSSREPILHTDTSNMHSPPPRDTLLGHGHHLHHHHHHHHHPAHMAAHLHHHHQSDDLLQGRLRNFSESSHDIEHNNNYKYKNHIKERFNHELHDEETSSEHCPAPPLLQSENLHAHSDHSKDGTEPEIAPIMAKKRKMAAEAANTHCENTVDDADLRIPASTTQRAISSAAGALLPSSIREDKPFTPFSEIKTEVSATGSTIKSNVSAPTSTTAPLPTRSFAVPIFALHSHGTYYVPLNVDYNILIPFLNGIDLLEKNFTNMPVVHPININVNFMPSSSSASLLAAAAAAVVASKQQQQQQHPPVLNGTSVSAAMTKAKLEAITNAANGW
- the LOC106093629 gene encoding transcription factor cwo isoform X2, yielding MNNFYNTQNFKNNNDAAVSSFPYCTESSLNFSTNATGYSEDDAEYATGRRNKTSRQDPLSHRIIEKRRRDRMNSCLADLSRLIPPQYQRKGRGRIEKTEIIEMAIRHLKHLQSECMQKENEYRMGYTDCMKEAAKFLYDSQMQEFCYRLLARLQEHCEEVVKNDCFRSRSCHATADNISASSGSPHQTFHAVPPLCQLRDMLSTTSDIEHSNDHNDVKDLSFRNQLTHLQRNHVTANQMDSNTNEAHHNGGGNNGSTNASASTTTATGAATSGGGSSSSSGVANNSSNTNVISNSAASSSGSVITSNNATSSTGPAGKNAGSSGAAISSSAQQPHQAPVITSTAPASLHHHTDSSNHDFDSSREPILHTDTSNMHSPPPRDTLLGHGHHLHHHHHHHHHPAHMAAHLHHHHQSDDLLQGRLRNFSESSHDIEHNNNYKYKNHIKERFNHELHDEETSSEHCPAPPLLQSENLHAHSDHSKDGTEPEIAPIMAKKRKMAAEAANTHCENTVDDADLRIPASTTQRAISSAAGALLPSSIREDKPFTPFSEIKTEVSATGSTIKSNVSAPTSTTAPLPTRSFAVPIFALHSHGTYYVPLNVDYNILIPFLNGIDLLEKNFTNMPVVHPININVNFMPSSSSASLLAAAAAAVVASKQQQQQQHPPVLNGTSVSAAMTKAKLEAITNAANGW
- the LOC106093629 gene encoding transcription factor cwo isoform X3, with the protein product MNSCLADLSRLIPPQYQRKGRGRIEKTEIIEMAIRHLKHLQSECMQKENEYRMGYTDCMKEAAKFLYDSQMQEFCYRLLARLQEHCEEVVKNDCFRSRSCHATADNISASSGSPHQTFHAVPPLCQLRDMLSTTSDIEHSNDHNDVKDLSFRNQLTHLQRNHVTANQMDSNTNEAHHNGGGNNGSTNASASTTTATGAATSGGGSSSSSGVANNSSNTNVISNSAASSSGSVITSNNATSSTGPAGKNAGSSGAAISSSAQQPHQAPVITSTAPASLHHHTDSSNHDFDSSREPILHTDTSNMHSPPPRDTLLGHGHHLHHHHHHHHHPAHMAAHLHHHHQSDDLLQGRLRNFSESSHDIEHNNNYKYKNHIKERFNHELHDEETSSEHCPAPPLLQSENLHAHSDHSKDGTEPEIAPIMAKKRKMAAEAANTHCENTVDDADLRIPASTTQRAISSAAGALLPSSIREDKPFTPFSEIKTEVSATGSTIKSNVSAPTSTTAPLPTRSFAVPIFALHSHGTYYVPLNVDYNILIPFLNGIDLLEKNFTNMPVVHPININVNFMPSSSSASLLAAAAAAVVASKQQQQQQHPPVLNGTSVSAAMTKAKLEAITNAANGW